A window from Pleuronectes platessa chromosome 6, fPlePla1.1, whole genome shotgun sequence encodes these proteins:
- the troap gene encoding uncharacterized protein troap: protein MDSSAVLRQQTQKKIHSDFLRLKNEHNKILADQKSSKPVSAPHLSKQVNENKDPGSADTCRKAAVRPAVSRLPVLAKSLPLQTPVDFTQSHRRWEGKPLAGKAKKKKPCTRPVPFNLTQPKSLAISHNQQQKSQLGAQAVQPENNVGNARLRTQNITSKPPKHPAVSNSHVDSAHKSHGKATEKISHLSGQSKPPSTFKTSATLSNPLSAFHNNALHENSAASSAQPALSAETCLANMNRLSLKDQTKLSHADQKTQLTMQVKSSTGENFQSDHAAFLSILRNEGVSNAALGFATPHSKQYKYMPQRVSILKSRQKAAATTGLERLVQFSPDNTALQSILQNVGVNAGGLLGTTPRMSVCPPGRNTSIYTAQRVQIRKNVTEATGGPVVALKDTPKKWSPQRVRDSRQKPMSAMKWHLSGQQSPYTNTPGLRSCKTNLQPHQEEIVQRLFDDQEELNTDEDLETQTLPVKALSAKTNHEEKGESRRTNSSEADEDEDEEEEEQRVAGVKLFLQEPQRESVIFFSTGKALLRAPRFEKQESSSDQDQHLPVPSDQRNVLPLHEESSSVSKPTCQINTSVKSLHRGLITLKSRGLSPAVALLRKRFPPLEELRLDEEVATYTSVSVSTAPGFGPPRPRCGNPLASILHFEESSRFVPIGFDLSSGPSSPHGSPQQER from the exons ATGGACTCCTCTGCAGTGCTCCGGCAGCAAACTCAGAAGAAAATCCACAGTGACTTTCTGAG ATTGAAGAATGAACATAACAAAATCCTAGCCGACCAAAAATCTTCCAAACCTGTGTCTGCACCTCATCTTTCTAAACAAGTCAATGAGAACAAGGATCCAGGAAGTGCAGACACATGCAGAAAGGCAGCTGTGCGGCCAGCTGTAAGCAGACTGCCAGTGCTTGCTAAGTCTCTTCCTCTTCAGACTCCCGTTGACTTCACTCAATCCCACCGAAGATGGGAGGGGAAACCTCTGGCT GGTAAAGCTAAGAAGAAAAAGCCATGCACGAGGCCTGTTCCTTTTAACCTGACTCAGCCCAAGAGTTTAGCAATCAGCCACAACCAACAGCAAAAGTCACAGCTCGGTGCTCAGGCTGTCCAGCCTGAAAACAATGTAGGCAATGCTCGTCTAAGGACCCAAAACATTACTTCAAAACCTCCTAAACATCCTGCTGTGTCAAACAGCCATGTTGACTCAGCACATAAGTCTCATGGAAAGGCAACAGAGAAAATATCCCACCTGTCAGGGCAGTCCAAGCCCCCGAGCACTTTCAAGACTTCAGCCACTTTGTCCAATCCTCTGTCAGCCTTTCATAATAACGCTCTGCATGAGAACAGTGCTGCTTCTTCTGCTCAGCCTGCTCTTAGTGCAGAGACCTGTTTGGCAAACATGAACCGGCTCAGCCTCAAAGATCAAACCAAGTTATCACATGCTGATCAGAAAACCCAGCTGACCATGCAGGTGAAGAGTTCAACTG GGGAGAACTTTCAGTCAGACCACGCAGCTTTCCTTAGTATCCTCCGGAATGAGGGCGTAAGCAACGCAGCTCTGGGATTTGCAACTCCACATTccaaacaatataaatatatg CCTCAGCGAGTGTCTATCCTGAAGAGTCGACAGAAAGCTGCAGCAACCACAG GATTAGAAAGGTTGGTGCAGTTCTCCCCGGACAACACCGCCCTGCAGAGTATCCTCCAGAACGTGGGGGTGAATGCTGGAGGGCTCCTAGGCACCACGCCCcgaatgtctgtctgtccaccagGCCGAAACACTTCAATCTACACA GCTCAGAGAGTACAAATTAGGAAAAATGTCACAGAGGCGACCGGCGGACCAGTGG TTGCACTCAAGGACACTCCAAAGAAATGGTCTCCACAGAGAGTCCGCGACAGCAGACAGAAGCCCATGTCAGCCATG AAATGGCATTTATCCGGACAGCAGTCACCGTATACTAACACTCCAGGTCTGAGGAGCTGCAAAACCAACCTTCAACCACACCAGGAG GAGATCGTGCAGAGATTGTTTGATGATCAAGAGGAGCTGAACACTGACGAAGACCTTGAGACACAAACGCTCCCAGTTAAAGCTTTAAGT GCTAAAACCAACCATGAAGAAAAGGGAGAGTCAAGGAGAACTAACAGCAGCGAGGCTgacgaggatgaggatgaggaggaggaggagcagagggtggCGGGTGTAAAGCTGTTCCTCCAAGAACCACAAAGAGAGTCCGTCATTTTCTTCTCAACGGGCAAAGCGCTGCTCAGAGCTCCACGCTTTGAGAAGCAGGAGAGCTCCTCTGACCAGGATCAGCACCTTCCAGTTCCATCAGACCAGAGAAATGTGCTGCCGCTGCATGAAGAGTCATCATCTGTGTCAAAACCAACCTGTCAGATCAACACCTCTGTTAAGAGTCTGCACAGAG GCCTCATTACTCTGAAGAGTCGCGGTCTGAGTCCTGCGGTGGCGTTGCTGCGAAAGCGTTTTCCTCCTCTGGAGGAATTGCGTTTGGATGAGGAGGTGGCCACCTACACCTCAGTGTCAGTCTCCACTGCTCCTGGGTTTGGTCCTCCTCGGCCTCGCTGTGGAAACCCACTGGCCTCCATCCTGCACTTTGAAGAGTCCTCT AGATTTGTTCCCATTGGCTTTGATCTCTCCTCTGGTCCTTCTTCCCCACACGGCTCTCCACAGCAGGAGAGATGA
- the LOC128441812 gene encoding differentially expressed in FDCP 6 homolog isoform X2: MDLRSELLKSIWYGFTALDLEKSGKVSKSQLKVLSHNLCTVLSIPHDPVALEEHFRDDDDGPVSSQGYMPYLNKYILDKVVEGSFIKESVDELCWTLTAKKNYQTDKNSSTVLPERDAFQLWCLFNFLSEDKYPLVMVPDEVEYLLKKVCMALSIEFNCVELEDFFSQDSVQQTGITVWVFLEMMNSGKITRGIDKSIISMAIEEAYREIVGDVLKEGYLWKKGQLRRNWKERWFTLRPSSLCYYTGEDRKDCQGDISLDGNCCVEVLPDRDGKRCMFCLKTLSKTYEMSASDTRQRQEWTTAIQTAIRLHVEGKKSLHKDLKLKRREQREQRERRQQSKEEELQRLRALQEERERKLVELELLKEAQKQAQALLQQDEQKRRQQHEQLQQALEVQLKEAEEARVSMQAEMVVKEEEAEKQRKRIKELEEMQKRLEEALQQEIKARLDEESHRNAQAGLLAEEEDKMRALMNLQEEQEEYILKTQREKQELKQEMEVKSQALEEAQRQLEEVRANRHRVDQDVVAAQRKLRLASTNVKHWNVQMNRLMRPIGPGEKRPSLGSSFSAFQIPTQRDPGLRLRKRSDSENQDEESKENVHDRAGCDLEKRHSHASNGDMDIP, encoded by the exons ATGGACCTGCGGTCTGAGCTGCTCAAGTCCATTTGGTACGGCTTCACGGCCCTGGATCTGGAGAAGAGCGGTAAGGTGTCCAAGTCTCAGCTGAAG GTTTTGTCCCACAACCTGTGCACTGTCCTGTCCATCCCACATGATCCCGTTGCTTTGGAGGAGCACttcagagatgatgatgatggtcctGTGTCCAGTCAGGGTTATATGCCTTATCTCAACAAATACATTCTGGATAAG GTTGTGGAAGGATCTTTTATTAAGGAGAGTGTAGACGAGCTCTGTTGGACTCTaacggcaaagaaaaactacCAGACGGACAAAAACAGCAGCACGGTTCTGCCAGAGAGGGATGCTTTTCAGCTTTGGTGTCTTTTTAATTTTCTGTCTGAGGACAAGTACCCCCTGGTTATGGTTCCTGATGAG gtggAGTACCTCCTCAAGAAAGTATGCATGGCCCTGAGTATTGAGTTCAACTGTGTTGAATTAGAGGACTTCTTCTCCCAGGACTCAGTGCAGCAGACTGGCATTACTGTTTGGGTTTTTCTTGAGATGATGAACTCGGGGAAAATTACCAGAGGAATTGACAAGAGCATAATCAGCATGGCTATAGAGGAAGCGTATAGAGAGATAGTTGGTGATGTCCTCAAAGAG GGATATCTTTGGAAAAAAGGTCAGCTAAGGAGAAACTGGAAGGAACGCTGGTTCACCTTAAGGCCGAGCAGCTTGTGCTACTACACCGGGGAGGACCGCAAGGACTGCCAGGGGGACATCTCTCTGGATGGAAACTGCTGTGTGGAG GTGCTGCCGGacagagatgggaagagatgcaTGTTTTGTCTTAAAACCCTCTCCAAGACGTATGAGATGAGCGCCTCGGAcaccagacagagacaggagtggACAACAG CCATTCAAACAGCTATCAGGCTGCATGTGGAGGGGAAAAAGTCCCTCCACAAAGATTTGAAGCTGAAGCGGCGCGAACAGCGTGAGCAGCGCGAGAGGAGACAACAGTccaaggaggaggagctgcagaggctACGGGCCCTGCAGGAGGAGCGGGAGCGTAagctggtggagctggagctgctgaaggAGGCACAAAAGCAGGCTCAGGCCCTCCTGCAGCAGGACGAGCAGAAGAGGCGCCAGCAGCATGAGCAGCTCCAGCAGGCCCTGGAGGTCCAGCTGAAAGAGGCTGAGGAG GCCCGCGTCAGTATGCAGGCAGAGATGGttgtgaaggaggaggaggccgagaagcagaggaagagaatcaaggagctggaggagatgcaGAAGCGCTTGGAAGAGGCGCTGCAGCAGGAGATCAAGGCCAGGCTGGATGAGGAGTCCCACCGCAATGCCCAAGCAGG ATTactggcagaggaggaggataaaaTGAGGGCACTGATGAACctgcaggaggaacaggaggagtaCATCCTGAAGACGcagagggagaagcaggagctCAAGCAAGAAATGGAGGTCAAGTCTCAAGCCCTGGAGGAGGCGCAGAGGCAGCTTGAAGAGGTCCGGGCCAACCGGCACAGGGTTGACCAGGATGTAGTG GCTGCGCAGAGGAAACTTCGCCTGGCGAGCACCAACGTCAAACACTGGAATGTCCAGATGAACAGACTGATGCGGCCGATCGGACCAGGAG AGAAAAGGCCGTCGTTAGGAAGCTCTTTCTCAGCCTTCCAGATCCCAACGCAGAGAGATCCCGGGCTGCGTCTCAGAAAGAGATCGGACTCGGAGAATCAGGACGAGGAGAGCAAAGAAAACGTTCACGACAGAGCTGGGTGTGATCTGGAAAAACGCCACTCCCATGCCTCTAACGGAGACATGGACATCCCCTGA
- the LOC128441812 gene encoding differentially expressed in FDCP 6 homolog isoform X1 gives MDLRSELLKSIWYGFTALDLEKSGKVSKSQLKVLSHNLCTVLSIPHDPVALEEHFRDDDDGPVSSQGYMPYLNKYILDKVVEGSFIKESVDELCWTLTAKKNYQTDKNSSTVLPERDAFQLWCLFNFLSEDKYPLVMVPDEVEYLLKKVCMALSIEFNCVELEDFFSQDSVQQTGITVWVFLEMMNSGKITRGIDKSIISMAIEEAYREIVGDVLKEGYLWKKGQLRRNWKERWFTLRPSSLCYYTGEDRKDCQGDISLDGNCCVEEVNDDQILFGRSKWIKNLLFPVLPDRDGKRCMFCLKTLSKTYEMSASDTRQRQEWTTAIQTAIRLHVEGKKSLHKDLKLKRREQREQRERRQQSKEEELQRLRALQEERERKLVELELLKEAQKQAQALLQQDEQKRRQQHEQLQQALEVQLKEAEEARVSMQAEMVVKEEEAEKQRKRIKELEEMQKRLEEALQQEIKARLDEESHRNAQAGLLAEEEDKMRALMNLQEEQEEYILKTQREKQELKQEMEVKSQALEEAQRQLEEVRANRHRVDQDVVAAQRKLRLASTNVKHWNVQMNRLMRPIGPGEKRPSLGSSFSAFQIPTQRDPGLRLRKRSDSENQDEESKENVHDRAGCDLEKRHSHASNGDMDIP, from the exons ATGGACCTGCGGTCTGAGCTGCTCAAGTCCATTTGGTACGGCTTCACGGCCCTGGATCTGGAGAAGAGCGGTAAGGTGTCCAAGTCTCAGCTGAAG GTTTTGTCCCACAACCTGTGCACTGTCCTGTCCATCCCACATGATCCCGTTGCTTTGGAGGAGCACttcagagatgatgatgatggtcctGTGTCCAGTCAGGGTTATATGCCTTATCTCAACAAATACATTCTGGATAAG GTTGTGGAAGGATCTTTTATTAAGGAGAGTGTAGACGAGCTCTGTTGGACTCTaacggcaaagaaaaactacCAGACGGACAAAAACAGCAGCACGGTTCTGCCAGAGAGGGATGCTTTTCAGCTTTGGTGTCTTTTTAATTTTCTGTCTGAGGACAAGTACCCCCTGGTTATGGTTCCTGATGAG gtggAGTACCTCCTCAAGAAAGTATGCATGGCCCTGAGTATTGAGTTCAACTGTGTTGAATTAGAGGACTTCTTCTCCCAGGACTCAGTGCAGCAGACTGGCATTACTGTTTGGGTTTTTCTTGAGATGATGAACTCGGGGAAAATTACCAGAGGAATTGACAAGAGCATAATCAGCATGGCTATAGAGGAAGCGTATAGAGAGATAGTTGGTGATGTCCTCAAAGAG GGATATCTTTGGAAAAAAGGTCAGCTAAGGAGAAACTGGAAGGAACGCTGGTTCACCTTAAGGCCGAGCAGCTTGTGCTACTACACCGGGGAGGACCGCAAGGACTGCCAGGGGGACATCTCTCTGGATGGAAACTGCTGTGTGGAG GAAGTAAACGATGATCAAATATTGTTTGGTCGTTCAAAATGGATCAAAAACCTCCTTTTCCCA GTGCTGCCGGacagagatgggaagagatgcaTGTTTTGTCTTAAAACCCTCTCCAAGACGTATGAGATGAGCGCCTCGGAcaccagacagagacaggagtggACAACAG CCATTCAAACAGCTATCAGGCTGCATGTGGAGGGGAAAAAGTCCCTCCACAAAGATTTGAAGCTGAAGCGGCGCGAACAGCGTGAGCAGCGCGAGAGGAGACAACAGTccaaggaggaggagctgcagaggctACGGGCCCTGCAGGAGGAGCGGGAGCGTAagctggtggagctggagctgctgaaggAGGCACAAAAGCAGGCTCAGGCCCTCCTGCAGCAGGACGAGCAGAAGAGGCGCCAGCAGCATGAGCAGCTCCAGCAGGCCCTGGAGGTCCAGCTGAAAGAGGCTGAGGAG GCCCGCGTCAGTATGCAGGCAGAGATGGttgtgaaggaggaggaggccgagaagcagaggaagagaatcaaggagctggaggagatgcaGAAGCGCTTGGAAGAGGCGCTGCAGCAGGAGATCAAGGCCAGGCTGGATGAGGAGTCCCACCGCAATGCCCAAGCAGG ATTactggcagaggaggaggataaaaTGAGGGCACTGATGAACctgcaggaggaacaggaggagtaCATCCTGAAGACGcagagggagaagcaggagctCAAGCAAGAAATGGAGGTCAAGTCTCAAGCCCTGGAGGAGGCGCAGAGGCAGCTTGAAGAGGTCCGGGCCAACCGGCACAGGGTTGACCAGGATGTAGTG GCTGCGCAGAGGAAACTTCGCCTGGCGAGCACCAACGTCAAACACTGGAATGTCCAGATGAACAGACTGATGCGGCCGATCGGACCAGGAG AGAAAAGGCCGTCGTTAGGAAGCTCTTTCTCAGCCTTCCAGATCCCAACGCAGAGAGATCCCGGGCTGCGTCTCAGAAAGAGATCGGACTCGGAGAATCAGGACGAGGAGAGCAAAGAAAACGTTCACGACAGAGCTGGGTGTGATCTGGAAAAACGCCACTCCCATGCCTCTAACGGAGACATGGACATCCCCTGA